The sequence below is a genomic window from Prochlorococcus marinus CUG1438.
GTCGATACTATCAGTAAATATATTTTCAAGGATTTTGGCCGCTTTTACAGAGAAGACTAAGAGAGTATAAATGATTAAAACTAATAAAAAAACACCAAAGAATATCATTTTATCTCTTGAGAATGTTTCTATTAGCTATGGAACTTTTGAAGCAGTAAAAAATGTTTTTTGTAACTTTAAAAAAGGAAATATAACCTCCCTTATTGGCCCCTCCGGTTGTGGTAAATCAACTGTTCTTAGATCATTAAATAGGATGAACGATTTAATACCTAATTGTTCACTGAAAGGAACTGTGTTGTTTGATGGAACTAATATTTATGACAAAAGAGTAGATCCAGTTGAAGTAAGAAGAAGAATTGGAATGGTTTTTCAACAGCCTAATCCTTTTCCTAAATCTATCTACGAAAATATCGCATTTGGAGCAAGAATTAATGGCTTTACGGGAGATATGGATGAATTAGTTGAAAGTTCACTAAGAAAAGCTGCTTTATGGGATGAATGTAAGGATAAATTAAATGA
It includes:
- a CDS encoding phosphate ABC transporter ATP-binding protein yields the protein MIKTNKKTPKNIILSLENVSISYGTFEAVKNVFCNFKKGNITSLIGPSGCGKSTVLRSLNRMNDLIPNCSLKGTVLFDGTNIYDKRVDPVEVRRRIGMVFQQPNPFPKSIYENIAFGARINGFTGDMDELVESSLRKAALWDECKDKLNDSGYSLSGGQQQRLCIARTIAIEPEIILMDEPCSALDPISTLKIEETMHELKKNYTIIIVTHNMQQALRVSDMTAFFNAIEYEDGDGGKVGYLAEFNSTKKIFNSPKEKTTQEYISGKFG